A part of Ancylomarina subtilis genomic DNA contains:
- a CDS encoding MFS transporter, producing the protein MKNNYLKSGPIFLAFLCMGFGDVVGPLTSQLQAEYQLSNFMAGLVTFMGFIMFGLLSVPMGLYQDRKGKKTVLILGMIAALAGLTLPILGDFSSFGLLLGSLLLLGTGATILQVAGNPIMRDVSPEGKYSRNLSFGQFTKAIGSLSGALLPLLAAKYWDLDWKILFPIYSSILLVAIIYLWSVKIEEKKDESETPASFKSVLSLLKNPYVFFMVLAIFLYVGAEVSMSAKLPNFLEHKFNFDIKELGLWGTLFFFLALMTGRFLGGIILNWMSPQKFLKITSIVAIIGILGLYIASNSIIGFAAILIIGLGFANIFPLVFSITIDAMPERSNEISGLMVTAIIGGAIVPVIFGAVADIFSLMAGFIVTLVCIGYILALSFYKRK; encoded by the coding sequence ATGAAAAATAATTACTTAAAATCTGGTCCAATTTTCTTAGCCTTCCTATGTATGGGATTTGGCGATGTTGTGGGCCCTTTAACAAGCCAATTACAAGCTGAATATCAGCTATCAAATTTCATGGCAGGCTTGGTAACCTTCATGGGCTTTATCATGTTTGGTTTACTCTCAGTTCCCATGGGACTCTATCAAGATAGAAAAGGGAAAAAAACGGTGTTGATATTAGGGATGATAGCAGCCCTTGCCGGGCTAACACTTCCTATCCTAGGTGATTTCTCTTCATTTGGTCTATTATTAGGCTCTCTCTTACTGCTTGGCACTGGTGCTACAATTTTACAGGTTGCCGGAAATCCAATCATGAGAGATGTATCTCCAGAGGGTAAATATTCAAGAAACCTATCATTCGGACAATTCACAAAGGCAATCGGGTCCTTATCAGGAGCCCTACTCCCCCTGCTTGCAGCAAAATACTGGGACTTAGACTGGAAAATACTTTTCCCTATTTATTCAAGCATTCTTTTAGTTGCCATTATCTATTTATGGTCTGTTAAAATCGAAGAAAAGAAAGATGAATCTGAAACTCCAGCATCCTTCAAATCGGTATTGTCTCTATTAAAAAACCCCTACGTTTTTTTTATGGTTCTAGCCATATTTCTATACGTTGGAGCTGAAGTTAGTATGAGTGCAAAGCTTCCTAATTTCTTGGAACACAAATTCAATTTTGATATCAAAGAATTAGGCCTTTGGGGAACACTTTTCTTCTTTTTGGCATTGATGACAGGACGATTTCTAGGCGGTATTATTTTAAACTGGATGTCACCTCAAAAATTCTTAAAGATAACATCTATAGTTGCTATAATTGGAATCTTGGGACTATATATCGCAAGTAATTCGATTATCGGCTTTGCTGCTATTCTGATTATCGGTTTGGGATTTGCCAATATTTTCCCTTTGGTATTTTCAATTACAATTGATGCAATGCCTGAGCGTAGTAATGAAATATCAGGACTAATGGTAACCGCCATAATTGGAGGAGCTATTGTTCCAGTCATTTTTGGAGCAGTTGCTGACATTTTCTCATTGATGGCAGGTTTTATTGTAACACTAGTTTGTATAGGCTATATTTTAGCCTTATCATTTTATAAAAGAAAGTAA
- a CDS encoding ROK family protein yields the protein MNIWSDKRVVLTLDAGGTNFVFSAIKGGNEIIDPIQKPSNADQLELCLQTIVDGFQEVKNQLDENPVAISFAFPGPADYKRGIIGDLTNLPAFRGGIALGPMLEEYFNIPVYINNDGDLFAFGEALGGILPEINKKLEAVNSPKRYNNLIGITLGTGFGGGLVQNNELFIGDNSIASEVWLTSSRLFPEQFAEEGISTRAIQRVYQENASGELNKDLMPKDIYDIAKDENHPNTKAAKIAFKQFGNCLGDSLANLLTITDGIAVIGGGLSGANDLYMPAVMDEINGQLQTAQGESIPRLVQKVYNIDNEHEFNEFVKDQSREIIIPGTNKCLKYDPEPRLAVCSSKLGASRAIGIGAYAFALKQVSQQ from the coding sequence ATGAATATATGGAGTGACAAAAGAGTCGTATTAACCCTTGATGCAGGTGGAACAAACTTTGTTTTTTCAGCAATTAAAGGTGGTAATGAAATTATAGATCCTATTCAAAAACCATCAAACGCTGATCAATTAGAGCTTTGTTTACAAACAATTGTCGACGGTTTTCAAGAAGTTAAAAATCAACTGGATGAAAATCCTGTCGCCATTAGTTTTGCATTCCCCGGGCCAGCCGATTACAAAAGAGGTATTATTGGAGATTTAACAAACTTACCTGCATTTCGTGGTGGCATAGCATTGGGGCCAATGTTGGAAGAATATTTTAATATTCCTGTCTACATAAACAATGATGGTGATCTATTTGCATTTGGAGAAGCATTAGGAGGCATCTTGCCCGAAATAAATAAAAAACTGGAAGCTGTCAATAGTCCTAAACGCTACAATAATCTAATTGGTATAACTCTGGGAACGGGATTTGGAGGAGGTTTGGTACAAAATAATGAACTTTTTATTGGCGACAATTCAATTGCTAGTGAAGTTTGGTTAACAAGTTCAAGGCTGTTCCCAGAGCAATTTGCCGAAGAAGGTATCAGTACAAGGGCGATTCAGAGAGTTTATCAAGAAAATGCTTCCGGTGAATTAAACAAAGATTTAATGCCAAAGGATATTTATGATATTGCAAAGGATGAAAATCATCCCAATACGAAAGCAGCAAAAATTGCTTTTAAGCAGTTTGGAAATTGCTTAGGAGATAGTTTAGCCAACTTACTTACGATTACCGATGGTATCGCAGTAATAGGTGGTGGACTATCAGGAGCAAACGATTTATATATGCCTGCTGTGATGGATGAAATAAATGGACAGTTACAAACGGCTCAGGGAGAAAGTATCCCCCGATTGGTTCAGAAAGTTTATAATATTGATAACGAACACGAGTTTAATGAATTCGTTAAAGATCAGTCCAGAGAAATTATAATACCTGGAACGAATAAATGTTTAAAATATGATCCAGAACCTCGTTTAGCTGTATGCTCAAGTAAACTGGGAGCAAGCAGAGCCATTGGAATTGGTGCTTATGCTTTTGCATTAAAACAAGTAAGTCAGCAATAA